Genomic DNA from Accipiter gentilis chromosome 9, bAccGen1.1, whole genome shotgun sequence:
TGGTGTCCTCTGAAATGATTGCCTGGAGGCTGGAATACTGCTGAGACCTGGGGGGCAGATTACCCCTAGGAGTTATTGTGGCCTGTGTCAGCTGTACTATTCTTCTTAATTTTCACTCTACCTGTTGTAGATCATTACCTATCTTGTAAATGAACATTTTCACTCCTGAGTACCAGCCATCAGCTTGCAAAAAGTATCAGTGCAGTATGCAGCCAGCTCTGGCTAGAGCCTAAACTATGCCAGAGGTGATGGTTGACTCTATGGAGAATGATGCGTGTTCTGTGTGGAGTAACCAATAACTGACCCCAGGGTTTCCTTTCCCAGTGCTTGCTGGGTGCTCAGCAGGTGGGAATGTCTTGAGAGAAGATGCACTGTGGCTGCAGGAACTTTGGGATTTAGCTAGGCATGTGATTATCATGAGAAAAACTTGACTCATATTTGGTCTCAGAGATTGAAGCAAGGAGTATGCCTAGGTCTAAAGTAGCCTGTCCTGAATCCCATAAGGCTCTGCCTTCAGTTTTACTCTGTTGGCTGAGAGAGGACCCTGTGCACCTTACTCACTCTCAGCATATAAGGGGCCTTTGGCGTAGCTTTGGCTGAGCCATGTTAGACCATGAgctgaattaaaataaacatgagaTAGTGCTACTGCCTGAGTAATGATCCCAGAAAAGTTGTGCTTAAGTGGAAGGTTAGAGAAAATGACCCCAGTGGTCATGATTCCCTTTACCAAGCTCCAGTCTGGGAAACAAAGGACTGAGGACTTGATGATTTTacttttctctcatttaaatTCTAGAGCCGCTTCTAAGTTGGAAAAATTCAAGAGCAGCACAAGGGGCTCCTTCCCCATCTAGAGGGCAATGGCTGTCTTCCACAGCATCCCAGCTTTTCCTGCCCTACCTGAGACAGGGAGGAAGTCCAGACTGAGCTCTTGGCCCAGACACACTATTAATAATTGCACAGCTGAAGCATGGAAAGAAGAAATTACTAGTTTGATGTATCCTATGACATTGAGGTAGTAGCATTTCTGTGAAACCCCGTATCAGTTTTTCCACCTAGCCCATAGGAATTATACCCAGGAGTTCTAACTCCCAGGCTCTACTGTAGCCATTTAAGAAATTATAATGGGCTGTTACTGGACAACTGAGTACTTTGCCCCTGGCActttattcttcatttaaatatACTTAAATGTTTGCCATCACCATATGTTACTACAGCCACAGCCAGCATCTCTTCTTGTGTCATGCTTGACTGCTTTTATAGTCTGCTGTACCTGTATATTGCTGTTTGCAGGCTGCCAGCACTCTCTGCCCTAGGGATGTGATTTGAGCAAGTGAATGTGTGTGCTCAGGTGCACATGTACATGCGTATATGTGAACAGAAAGCTAGAAGTACTGTGGGGACACCACACCTGATTTAATCTGTTCACCAGCTGACTCTTGGATCATGGAAGAGGGTGACTCTTCTCTTTTCACTGCTTAAGTGATATGTCCAGAACCCTTAAAAAGAGCAATCTTTTCCCTACCCCTTCTCTATTCTGTGCCTTCCTTGGAGGGAGACTCAGAGCAGACAAAACACAATGAATATAGATGGTGGTGGTGGCTGATTGTGTCGTTCAAGTTAGAGATCACAGCGCCCAGGTATAGCACTCAAAATCCCAGAGAACTTCCTTATGCAAAGTCTGGCCACTTGATGGCAAACAGGATGACTGGTTGTTTAGCTCTAAGCATCGTGTTTGCACTGCTTAGTTACTCCTGAGCATAATATTTGTGTCATCTGCCTCTGCTGAATTGGAACAGGCTCATGGTTCCTACACTGACAGTGCCTATCTGAGATTCTCTGAGGGGTTGGTGgcagccaccagcagcagaaggtTCCCAGGTCTGttccttttcctccaaatagtATTTACTGAGACTAGTTTAACTGTGTCTCACCCTATGAAAATGAACAGAACTAATGTTTGGAGATCAGTGGTGGGAGTGGAGTTACTAGAAAAAACTATCTTTTTGAAGATTCCTTTgctgcacatgtgcacacacagaagaccaaaaaaatcccaaacaaacccaaacgtGGAGAACATGTTGTAGGAACAGGTCCAGATGGAACTAGTCCTTCCTTTCCCAAGCATACATCTGTTTTAGTTGTTTTAGATTCCATTTTAGAGACCACACAGGTATGCTGCTTCTAAAACTGAGTAGATCTTTAAAGGAAGAGAACTGcagaaaaagggaggaggaaggaagtcAGCTCTTTATTAGCTTGGACTGGACTTCATGGGACATGGACTGTGGAGTGCCTTGGTATATTTCAGGGGTGTTTGCCTCTTAATCTCCATTCTTCTTGATTATCCTTTGCAGTGGAATTGGGTGTAAGGAGTAAAGGGAAATTTGGCTTCTTTGAGGGGCTAGGTGTCACATTCTTTAGCTTGTTCAGCTTGTCCCTCTCATCCTGACACATCTTCAGGCAGGAAGAGCACAGGTCTTTATCTTGTACTAAGTAAAGTGTTTCTGTGCGTTTAACAGAGTCAGCATACTCTTCTTGTTCTGTTGTATCTGGGAAAGGGTTTCTTTTTGCATTCAGTTTCTTGAGCTTTGGGAGCTTTTTCACACTGTTTGGGATGGTGGTCAAGGCGTTGTCAAAGAGACCTATCTCATTAAGTTCCTTCAGGCCCCCAAGACTGGTGGGAATACTGTCAAGACAGTTCAAGCCAAGGTTAAGAATACGCAGGTTCCTGAGAAGGTTCAACTCTTCTGGAAGATTTTTGGTGGTCAGCTTGTTGTTACATATATTCAGGTAGAAGAGGTTCTGAAGTTTACCTATTGCCTTGGGCAGCTCCTCAAGCTGATTACTATGCAGGTCCAGCCAGCGCAGTTTCTGGAACTTCTCGATGCTGCTTGGAATCTTTTTTAACATGTTTCTGCTCAGATCAAGTTCATCCACATCAGCCAGTTTCAGAATGCACTTGGGGAAGGTGGTGATACCCATCTTGCTTAAGTCAAGACGTCGTCCTCCATCAGAAGATATCTGGATGGAATTTTTGGCAATTTTCAAGGtgatctttttccctttttgaccTTTTGCTTTCCCCTTGGCCATGTCTCCACTGAGAGGCAGACAGACACACCAGACTCTGTAGATAAAGGTGGAAATTCCAGTAAAGCCTTTGAAAGCAGTGGCTGTTACTccctaaataaaaacaaaagaatcaTATAGTTACAAATTAACATGTGACTGCTAGACTGTTCagaagtcttctttttttttaaggtcaggACTTTTGAACCCTGAAGCTGCAACTCTGAAAATTCTTCCTGAAAGTATTTTGAGTAGATGAAATTCTAATAATTTACAATATTACTTTATTGCATTGTAACACCTATATTGCATTACAGGGTGAAATTACAAGTGGGAgaaattttctgtctttcatccTTAGATACTGATTTGAGCTCAGCATGTAATGAAACTGAGTGAAATGTGTAATTACCTATCAGCTGTTTGGGGACCTAAGAAAAATGTATTGTGGGTCTCAATCCAGTCCTTAAGGACTGCACTAAAAGAAGCTATCCAAAATTGGACATATTCTGCCAGACCAAGAGGTTGCCTTCTTTACAGGCCTGGCATCTTTTGAAAGGTTGGTTAAACATCCCGTTTAATGGAACTGAGATTTGGGCTGTGGACACTATTGAAAGATCAAATATTTAAAGCCAATGATTAAGAGTCTTGTTTTAACCAGGACCTCAGGAACATAGTGGGCTCCCAGATTTGCTAAGACTGCTTGCAGTTCATAGATCACCTAAAGGGCAGACTGCAACAGGGAGTCTGTGTCAGTGCTGCTTAATGACATGTTAAGCCAGACCTT
This window encodes:
- the LRRC18 gene encoding leucine-rich repeat-containing protein 18, translating into MAKGKAKGQKGKKITLKIAKNSIQISSDGGRRLDLSKMGITTFPKCILKLADVDELDLSRNMLKKIPSSIEKFQKLRWLDLHSNQLEELPKAIGKLQNLFYLNICNNKLTTKNLPEELNLLRNLRILNLGLNCLDSIPTSLGGLKELNEIGLFDNALTTIPNSVKKLPKLKKLNAKRNPFPDTTEQEEYADSVKRTETLYLVQDKDLCSSCLKMCQDERDKLNKLKNVTPSPSKKPNFPLLLTPNSTAKDNQEEWRLRGKHP